The Bradyrhizobium guangxiense genomic sequence TGCGCCTGATGGGCGAAGGCTTGATCGACGTGAAGCCGCTGATCACGGCCACCATGCCGTTCGAGAACGCGGTCGCCGCCTTCGAGCTCGCCAGCGACCGCTCGCAGTCGATGAAGGTGCAGCTTACTTTTTAGCAGCGCCTGCAGCTTGCTGACTCTCGACCAGCCGGTCGCTGACCAGCCGAACCGCGCCGCGTTTCCACGAATAGTCCGCGCCCATACGCAAGCCGCTGTCGCCGCGCGCCAGCACCGCGCCGGTGCTGGCATCGCGAACCTGGAAGCGGAGCGTGTATTCGGTGCGGCTGATCCGCCGCACCACCCCGATCAGCGATTGATCGGCCCCGAGCCCCTTCGCAATCGCAGCCTCGCAGCCGCCGCAGTCGCGCAGCGCACCCGCCCTCGCCGCCTCCCCACCGACCTCGACGATGCGGTAACGGCCGGATTGGCCAAGGAGGTCACGCACACTGCCGGTGACCTCAGCCAGGTGCGACGCGTCCGACGCGGCTGAGCCGCTCACCGAGGCTGCGGTCGTGTCCTCGAGCTCGAAATCGAACACGGCGAGCGCGACCGGAGCAGGTGTTGCGAGCGCAGCCATGACCTCGCGCGAGACGAACATCTCGGCGCGCTCCCAGGATTCATCATTGTCGCCGCGAAAGGTGTAGAGCTTGTCCATCACGAGCTTCTTGGTGCCGGCATCGATCACGGCAACCTTGGCCCATTGCACCAGCGTGCTCGTCTTCTGGATGCCGCCGATGACCTTGAACGCGGCGCCTTCCTGGGCCGAGGGCACCAGGTGATAGCGCCCACCCTTCTCGATGTCGCGCCGCATCGCGGCCATGAACGCCGACAGCCGCCGCTCGTGGGCCGCAGTCTGGTTGGTCGGCTCGGCCGACGTATCGGTATAGCTGAAATCGTCCATGGCAACGCCGATGGGGGCCTCGGCGGCAGCCGGCGCACAGGGCAGGAGGAAGAGCAGAAGCGCAGGAAGGATCGACCGGGAGAGGTGCATGAGCGGGGCCTTGCGAGGTGGAGCGGGTCGGAAATCTCGACGGCAGCCCGAGGCGCTGCAACGGGGGGAATCCCGGCGAGCCCCGGGAAAATTTCACGACGTTGCACTGCGGTAACGCCTGACGCTTTCCGCGGCTGGCGTTCTGCCGTTTAATGCGGAGGCGACAAACCCGTTCGCGCAAGGCACCCCGATGTGGAACCGCCCGAGATTCGATCTCAAGGTCCGATTGACGTTGCGCGTGGCCGCGATATCGGCCGCCTGCTTCGCCGGGATCTCCGCCTATTTCCTGATCACGGCCGATCGTGAGGCCCATGCGCGCATCGACAGCATCGCCGCCATCGTGGCGAAGTCACTGGAGCTGCAGCAGGGCAAGATCCAGTGGGTGGCCGGTCCGCGCTCGGACTTCCCCAACCTCGACCCCGTCGCCGCCTATGTGATGACGCCCGGCCTGTGCCTGGCATTCCGCGGCGCCAGCGGCGAGATGCTGCAGCGGTTCTGCAGTGGCGCACCTGCTCCGGCGAGCCCACCGCCGCAGGCCTTTGCGGCCTTCTATCGCAGCCTGTTCGATCCCGGCCGCGAAGCGGCGCGGCCTGTGATCGCGCGCGGCACGAAGCTCGGCGAGACCGTGGTCTCGGTCGATCCGGCGGTACAGACAGCCGAAGCCTGGCACGAGGCCGGCCGCCTGATGATCGCGCTTGCGATCGCACTGCCGCTCTTGTGCCTGCTGGTCTACGCCGCGCTGGCACGCGCACTGCGTCCGACCCGCCTGATCTGCACCGGCCTCGAGCGGATCGCGGCCAACGACCTCTCGGCACGGCTGCCGCCGTTCGACCTCGCCGAACTCTCCGCGATCCGCGACGGCTTCAACCATCTCGCCGAGAGCCTCGACACCGCGCTTGCCGAACGCAGCGAGCTGACGCGGAAGCTGATCGCGCTGCAGGACGACGAGCGCCGCCATCTCGCGCGCGAGCTGCACGACGAGTTCGGCCAGTCGCTGGCCGCCATCCGCGCGCTGGCCTCCTCCGCCCGCCAGACCGCCGCGCAGGATTGCCCAGCTTTGCTGTCCGAATGCGACGGTATCGCGCGCACCGCGACCGGCATGATGGAGACGCTGCGCGGCGCGTTGTTCCGGCTGCGGCCGCCCGACGTCGAGGAGCTCGGGCTCGTTGCGAGCTTGGAAGGCCTCGTCGCCGGCTGGAATGGCCGCAGCCGCGGCGAGACGCGCTTCACGATCCAATTCGACGGCGCGTTCGAGACCCTGCCTGCCGCGATCAGCGCCAATCTCTACCGCATCGTGCAGGAGGCGCTCACCAACGCCGCCAAGCACGCCGGCGCCACCAAGGTCGGCCTGCAGCTGACGATGGCTGCAGACGAGATCGCGCTGGCCATCGACGACGACGGCCGGCCGAGCGATGCATCGGGCAAGTCCGGCATGGGCCTGCTCGGCATGCGCGAGCGCGTTGCGGCCTTGCGCGGCCGGATGAGCTTCGACGTCGGCCGCAACGGCGGCTCGGCGCTGCGCATCACCATCCCATTCGCCGCCACCGATCGGCAGGGGCTGGAGCACGCGGCATGAGCGCAGCCGATGCGTCCATCCTGCTGGTCGACGACCATTCCGTCGTCCGCGAGGGTTATCGCTCCGTGCTCCAGAAGCAGCCGGGCCTGCGCGTCGTCGCCGAAGCCGCCGACGGCGCAGAGGCCTATCGCCTGTACAAATCCGAGACCCCCGACCTCGTCATCATGGACCTGAGCATGCCCGGCATCGGCGGCATCGAGGCCGTCAGGCGGATCAGGCAATGGGACAAGGGCGCGAGGATCCTCGTCTTCACCATGCACCAGAATGCGGGCTTCGCCGTGCAGGCGATCCGTGCCGGCGCCAGGGGTTACGTCACCAAGACCAGCCCGCCGGAAACGCTGGTGCGGGCCGTGATGGACGTGCTCGCCGGCAAGATCGCTATCAGCCCCGACATCGATCACGAGCTCGCGCTGAGCCGGCTCGGCGGCGAAAGCTCGGCCACCGACCTCCTCACCGCGCGCGAGTTCGAGGTGCTGCGATTGCTGCTCGCCGAGAAGACGACGGACGAGATCGCCGAGACGCTCCATGTCAGCCCGAAGACGGTGGCCAACCTGCATTCGCTGATCAAGGACAAGCTCGGCGTCGGCTCCGACATCGAGCTGGTCCGCCTCGCGCTACGCCAGGGACTGCTGACGGAGCCGGATCTCGGCGAGGCCTGATCGTCACGTGCCGATAGAGCATTTTCGGTTCTGATCGAATCAGAACCGAAGCTCTAGATTCTTGTTTTGATGCGTTTTCTTCCCGCGAACCGGTGTCCACTTCGCTCGAAAACGCGTTAGGGCGCAAGCCTCGCTCCATCATGCGCAAACGCCTCGACCGCGTCGCCGATCGCAAACGACATCATGTCGCGGCCGACGAGCAGAGGTCCCTTGTAGCTCGTGCGCGTGCGCAGGATCAGCGGCTCCTCCGGAATGTCAGGCGCAGGCTTCACCACGCCGAACACGATGTGGGAATAAACGGCGAGCTTTGGCTTGGCGGATGCAAAGATCCGGCCGGCCTCCTCGGGCGAGGTGTGGTGCGCCTGAATGTCCTTATAGACTGGACTTTTGACCAATAGTTCCGGCTCGATCACCGCGACTTCGTGGATCAGCAGGTCGGCGCCCTCGGCCGCCTTCGCGATCCGCTCGTCGTACTTGGTGTCGCCGGACAGCACCCCCCTGTGGCCGCCATATTCGACGACGTAACCGAACGACGGCCTGATCTTCTCGCCGTGATTGACTTCGATCGCGGTGACCTTGACGCCGTTGTTGTCGTAGACGACCCCGGCCTCGATGTCCTTTGCGGCAAATGTGATCGCCACGGGATCGAGGTGTTCGTCATCGATGCGAATGCGGATGTCGTCGGCAAA encodes the following:
- a CDS encoding sensor histidine kinase, coding for MWNRPRFDLKVRLTLRVAAISAACFAGISAYFLITADREAHARIDSIAAIVAKSLELQQGKIQWVAGPRSDFPNLDPVAAYVMTPGLCLAFRGASGEMLQRFCSGAPAPASPPPQAFAAFYRSLFDPGREAARPVIARGTKLGETVVSVDPAVQTAEAWHEAGRLMIALAIALPLLCLLVYAALARALRPTRLICTGLERIAANDLSARLPPFDLAELSAIRDGFNHLAESLDTALAERSELTRKLIALQDDERRHLARELHDEFGQSLAAIRALASSARQTAAQDCPALLSECDGIARTATGMMETLRGALFRLRPPDVEELGLVASLEGLVAGWNGRSRGETRFTIQFDGAFETLPAAISANLYRIVQEALTNAAKHAGATKVGLQLTMAADEIALAIDDDGRPSDASGKSGMGLLGMRERVAALRGRMSFDVGRNGGSALRITIPFAATDRQGLEHAA
- a CDS encoding response regulator; translation: MSAADASILLVDDHSVVREGYRSVLQKQPGLRVVAEAADGAEAYRLYKSETPDLVIMDLSMPGIGGIEAVRRIRQWDKGARILVFTMHQNAGFAVQAIRAGARGYVTKTSPPETLVRAVMDVLAGKIAISPDIDHELALSRLGGESSATDLLTAREFEVLRLLLAEKTTDEIAETLHVSPKTVANLHSLIKDKLGVGSDIELVRLALRQGLLTEPDLGEA
- a CDS encoding DUF3280 domain-containing protein translates to MHLSRSILPALLLFLLPCAPAAAEAPIGVAMDDFSYTDTSAEPTNQTAAHERRLSAFMAAMRRDIEKGGRYHLVPSAQEGAAFKVIGGIQKTSTLVQWAKVAVIDAGTKKLVMDKLYTFRGDNDESWERAEMFVSREVMAALATPAPVALAVFDFELEDTTAASVSGSAASDASHLAEVTGSVRDLLGQSGRYRIVEVGGEAARAGALRDCGGCEAAIAKGLGADQSLIGVVRRISRTEYTLRFQVRDASTGAVLARGDSGLRMGADYSWKRGAVRLVSDRLVESQQAAGAAKK
- a CDS encoding MBL fold metallo-hydrolase — translated: MLTNLVRAGLVLLALSTSAPAEPIKVTLLGTGVPTPRPTSFSASTLVEAGSEKLLFDLGRGSTMQLYKLKIPLGAVTANFITHLHSDHLVGLPDMWLTGWLATPWASRKGPMKLYGPKGTVAMTENLTKAFADDIRIRIDDEHLDPVAITFAAKDIEAGVVYDNNGVKVTAIEVNHGEKIRPSFGYVVEYGGHRGVLSGDTKYDERIAKAAEGADLLIHEVAVIEPELLVKSPVYKDIQAHHTSPEEAGRIFASAKPKLAVYSHIVFGVVKPAPDIPEEPLILRTRTSYKGPLLVGRDMMSFAIGDAVEAFAHDGARLAP